One Drosophila santomea strain STO CAGO 1482 chromosome X, Prin_Dsan_1.1, whole genome shotgun sequence DNA segment encodes these proteins:
- the LOC120456634 gene encoding alpha-tocopherol transfer protein-like, whose product MDKDNDTVDKEPAPDTNSSTPTAGWSDKLAELVAWFEANPNLPEKIEPIVMLRFLKCTAFDVERTKSLVELNYSMRNKNPHLFMDRNMEDEMTAKGLKVSDLLVLPGVTPEGNKLIFFRMADLDPRTRNSVEETKIFVMMSDARFTRPDVEREPGSGADYVLDEADIAEGDVQIVDIGGYTLRHLAHVSIFVLRVYMKFLQEAYPSRLQAMHVINCPSYLDKLISMMSPFLREEVRNMIKYHTEGLDSLYRDVPRDMLPDEYGGKAGSVAELKARGIQSIRDNATYLSDERYWKVASQSKSRWSWF is encoded by the exons ACCGCTGGATGGAGCGACAAGCTGGCGGAACTGGTGGCCTGGTTCGAGGCCAATCCCAATTTGCCCGAGAAGATCG AACCCATTGTTATGCTGCGATTCCTCAAGTGCACGGCTTTCGATGTGGAGCGCACCAAGTCACTGGTGGAGCTCAACTACAGTATGCGCAACAAGAACCCACACCTGTTTATGGATCGCAACATGGAGGACGAGATGACCGCCAAGGGCCTGAAGGTCTC GGACCTTCTGGTATTACCCGGAGTTACTCCAGAGGGAAATAAGCTGATCTTCTTCCGCATGGCCGATCTGGATCCACGAACG CGCAATTCGGTTGAGGAGACCAAAATCTTCGTTATGATGAGTGATGCGCGATTCACGAGGCCGGATGTGGAGCGGGAACCAGGAAGCGGAGCAGATTACGTACTGGACGAAGCGGACATTGCCGAGGGCGATGTTCAGATTGTGGACATTGGGGGCTACACACTCCGCCACCTGGCCCACGTCTCCATTTTCGTGCTGCGTGTCTACATGAAGTTCCTGCAGGAGGCCTATCCCTCGCGCCTCCAGGCCATGCATGTCATTAACTGCCCCAGCTACCTGGACAAGCTCATCTCCATGATGTCGCCCTTCCTAAGGGAGGAAGTCCGCAATATG ATCAAGTACCACACAGAGGGTCTGGACAGTCTCTACAGGGATGTGCCCCGGGACATGTTGCCGGATGAGTATGGCGGCAAGGCGGGCTCTGTGGCGGAACTCAAGGCCCGGGGCATCCAGTCCATCCGGGACAACGC GACGTACCTGAGCGACGAGCGCTACTGGAAGGTGGCCTCGCAGAGCAAGAGTCGGTGGTCCTGGTTCTGA